In Micromonospora sp. LH3U1, one genomic interval encodes:
- a CDS encoding DUF1540 domain-containing protein, giving the protein MTAALEMPRVQECVVAACAYNQSGDCHAFAITIGSMDHAHCHTFVESPIRGGVDSLIAQVGACQRSDCRHNEQLECHAASIRVGPDNDMADCMTYAGR; this is encoded by the coding sequence ATGACTGCAGCGTTGGAGATGCCCCGAGTCCAGGAATGTGTGGTCGCCGCGTGCGCGTACAACCAGTCGGGTGACTGCCACGCCTTCGCGATCACGATCGGCAGCATGGATCACGCGCACTGCCACACCTTCGTCGAGTCGCCGATCCGGGGCGGTGTGGACAGCCTGATCGCCCAGGTTGGCGCCTGTCAGCGCTCCGACTGCCGGCACAACGAGCAGTTGGAGTGTCACGCGGCGTCCATCCGGGTCGGCCCGGACAACGACATGGCCGACTGCATGACGTACGCCGGCCGCTGA
- a CDS encoding ABC transporter ATP-binding protein, translating into MDDELAISVRGLRKAYGENVAVAGVDLDVHRGEVFALLGPNGAGKTTTVEILEGYRHRDAGEVSVLGADPAKPDADWRSRVGIVLQGTGEFDELTVAEVIRHFSGFYPDADDPEKVIERVGLAGKAKARTHTLSGGQKRRLDVALGIIGRPELLFLDEPTTGFDPEARREFWELIRDLAAAGTTIVLTTHYLDEAESLADRVGVIAGGRLVEVAAPNRLGNRQEALATVSWRTPEGTLESAQSATPTAFVADLAARHGGEVPGLTVTRPTLEDVYLTMIGHAR; encoded by the coding sequence ATGGATGATGAGTTGGCGATCTCCGTACGGGGGCTGCGCAAGGCGTACGGCGAAAACGTGGCGGTTGCTGGCGTGGATCTCGACGTGCACCGTGGCGAGGTGTTCGCGTTGCTCGGCCCGAACGGCGCCGGCAAGACCACAACCGTGGAGATCCTGGAGGGTTACCGACACCGGGATGCCGGCGAGGTCTCCGTGCTCGGCGCGGACCCGGCCAAACCTGACGCCGACTGGCGCTCCCGGGTCGGCATCGTGCTCCAGGGCACCGGCGAGTTCGACGAGCTGACCGTGGCCGAGGTGATCCGGCACTTCTCCGGCTTCTACCCGGACGCCGACGACCCGGAGAAGGTGATCGAGCGGGTCGGGCTGGCCGGCAAGGCGAAGGCCCGCACACACACTCTCTCCGGCGGGCAGAAGCGCCGCCTGGACGTGGCCCTGGGCATCATCGGCCGCCCCGAGTTGCTCTTCCTCGACGAGCCGACCACCGGCTTCGACCCGGAGGCCCGCCGCGAGTTCTGGGAGCTGATCCGCGACCTCGCGGCGGCCGGCACCACCATCGTGCTCACCACCCACTACCTGGACGAGGCCGAGTCCCTCGCCGACCGGGTCGGCGTGATCGCCGGCGGTCGGCTGGTCGAGGTGGCCGCTCCCAACCGGCTGGGCAATCGGCAGGAGGCCCTGGCGACGGTCTCCTGGCGTACCCCGGAAGGGACGCTGGAGAGCGCGCAGAGCGCGACGCCGACGGCCTTCGTGGCCGACCTCGCCGCGCGTCACGGCGGCGAGGTCCCCGGGCTCACGGTGACCCGGCCAACCCTGGAGGACGTCTACCTCACCATGATCGGACACGCGCGATGA
- a CDS encoding DUF4126 domain-containing protein: MFEVLTGTGLAASAGLNAYIPLLILGLLGRYTDLIDLPSGWTWLGNGWVIVILAVLLVVETVADKVPVVDHINDVVQTMVRPTAGGLAFGAGSSSETVTVSDPGSFFSSHQWVPVVTGVLLALGVHLLKSAARPVINATTAGFGAPVASTAEDATSVVVSLVAIILPVLVLAFLLGLVVFIFWFFRRRSERRREREAARAAGFRV; encoded by the coding sequence GTGTTCGAAGTCCTCACCGGCACTGGCCTCGCCGCATCGGCGGGCCTGAACGCCTACATACCCCTGCTCATCCTCGGTCTCCTCGGCCGCTACACCGACCTGATCGACCTCCCCAGCGGCTGGACCTGGCTCGGCAACGGCTGGGTCATCGTCATCCTGGCCGTGCTGCTGGTCGTCGAGACGGTGGCGGACAAGGTGCCCGTGGTCGACCACATCAACGACGTGGTGCAGACCATGGTCCGGCCCACCGCCGGCGGCCTGGCCTTCGGCGCCGGATCCTCGTCGGAGACGGTGACGGTCAGCGACCCGGGGAGCTTCTTCTCGTCCCATCAGTGGGTGCCGGTCGTCACCGGCGTGCTGCTGGCGTTGGGTGTGCACCTGCTCAAGTCCGCGGCACGACCCGTCATCAACGCGACCACCGCCGGGTTCGGCGCCCCGGTCGCCAGCACCGCCGAGGACGCCACCAGCGTGGTGGTCTCCCTGGTGGCGATCATCCTGCCGGTGTTGGTGCTGGCTTTCCTGCTGGGCCTGGTGGTCTTCATCTTCTGGTTCTTCCGCCGACGCTCCGAACGCCGCCGGGAACGCGAAGCGGCTCGCGCCGCCGGTTTCCGAGTCTGA
- the nucS gene encoding endonuclease NucS — MRLVIAKCSVDYVGRLSAHLPLATRLLMVKADGSVSIHADDRAYKPLNWMSPPCRLEEAPGVWRVVNKAGEELRITLEEIFQDTSYELGVDPGLRKDGVEAHLQELLAANPGALGEGFTLVRREYMTAIGPVDLLCRDANSGAVAVEVKRRGDIDGVEQLTRYLELMNRDPLLSPVAGVFAAQEIKPQARVLATDRGIRCVVVNYDKLRGIEKDELTLF, encoded by the coding sequence GTGCGGTTGGTCATTGCGAAGTGCTCGGTGGACTACGTCGGACGGCTCTCGGCTCACCTGCCGCTGGCCACCCGGTTGCTGATGGTGAAGGCGGACGGGTCGGTGTCGATTCATGCCGACGACCGGGCGTACAAGCCGTTGAACTGGATGAGCCCCCCGTGTCGGCTGGAGGAGGCCCCCGGTGTGTGGCGGGTGGTCAACAAGGCTGGCGAGGAGCTACGGATCACCCTGGAGGAGATCTTCCAGGACACCTCGTACGAGCTGGGTGTTGATCCGGGCCTGCGCAAGGACGGGGTGGAGGCGCACCTGCAGGAGTTGTTGGCCGCCAACCCTGGCGCCCTGGGCGAGGGGTTCACGCTGGTCCGCCGCGAGTACATGACGGCGATCGGCCCGGTCGACCTGCTCTGCCGGGACGCGAACTCCGGTGCGGTCGCCGTGGAGGTCAAGCGGCGTGGCGACATCGACGGGGTGGAGCAGTTGACCCGCTATCTCGAGTTGATGAATCGTGACCCGCTGCTCAGCCCGGTTGCCGGCGTCTTCGCAGCCCAGGAGATCAAGCCGCAGGCCCGGGTGCTCGCCACCGACCGGGGCATCCGGTGTGTGGTCGTGAACTACGACAAGCTGCGGGGCATCGAGAAGGACGAGCTGACCCTCTTCTGA
- the murA gene encoding UDP-N-acetylglucosamine 1-carboxyvinyltransferase, giving the protein MTHSLRIPDLTIPVRPDSTASWPVVAGPGDAGDAAVNDVDVIRVHGDARLAGTVHVVGAKNSALKLMAAALLAPGRSVITNVPRITDIAIMGEVLRRLGCDVQFDADDPVDPMVARGGVARSRSVTIDVPDQPGAEADYDLVRRLRASICVLGPLLARRGYVRVAHPGGDAIGSRGLDMHVSGLTRMGAEISGEHGFVIASAPHGLRGADIVLDFPSVGATENLVMAAVLAQGTTMIDNAAREPEIVDICTMLNEMGARISGAGTSTLRITGVPGLRPVRHATVGDRIVAGTWAFGAAMTRGDVTVTGLDPAYLEVALDKVVAAGGLVETRGDGFRVRMDDRPRAVDVVTLPYPGFATDLLPMAIGLAAVSDGASLITENIFDGRFMFANEMMRLGADIKTDGHHAVVRGRDRLSGAPVRATDIRAGAGLIIAGLCAEGVTEVSHVHHVDRGYPDFVADLRALGVAVERGTTPEEPSLDI; this is encoded by the coding sequence ACGGTGACGCCCGACTGGCCGGCACGGTGCACGTGGTTGGCGCCAAGAACTCGGCGCTGAAACTGATGGCCGCCGCGCTGCTCGCACCGGGCCGCAGCGTGATCACGAACGTCCCACGGATCACCGACATCGCGATCATGGGGGAGGTGCTGCGCCGGCTGGGCTGCGACGTCCAGTTCGACGCGGACGACCCGGTCGACCCGATGGTCGCTCGCGGTGGCGTGGCCCGGTCCCGTTCGGTGACCATCGACGTGCCCGACCAGCCGGGCGCGGAAGCCGACTACGACCTGGTCCGACGGTTGCGGGCGTCGATCTGTGTGCTCGGCCCGCTGCTGGCCCGCCGAGGGTACGTGCGGGTGGCCCATCCCGGCGGCGATGCCATCGGGTCACGTGGGCTGGACATGCACGTCTCCGGGCTGACCCGGATGGGCGCGGAGATCTCCGGTGAACATGGGTTCGTCATCGCCTCCGCCCCGCACGGGCTGCGCGGCGCGGACATCGTGTTGGACTTCCCCAGTGTCGGTGCGACCGAGAACCTGGTGATGGCGGCGGTGCTGGCCCAGGGCACCACGATGATCGACAACGCGGCCCGGGAGCCGGAGATCGTCGACATCTGCACGATGCTCAACGAGATGGGCGCGCGGATCTCCGGCGCGGGCACATCCACGCTGCGGATCACCGGGGTGCCCGGTCTGCGCCCGGTGCGGCACGCCACGGTGGGGGACCGGATCGTCGCCGGCACCTGGGCGTTCGGCGCGGCGATGACCCGCGGAGACGTGACGGTGACCGGGCTGGATCCGGCGTACCTGGAGGTCGCGCTGGACAAGGTGGTGGCGGCCGGCGGCCTGGTGGAGACCCGGGGGGACGGCTTCCGCGTACGAATGGACGACCGACCCCGGGCGGTGGACGTGGTGACGCTGCCGTATCCCGGCTTCGCCACCGACCTGCTGCCGATGGCGATCGGGCTGGCGGCGGTCAGCGACGGAGCCTCCCTGATCACCGAGAACATCTTCGACGGTCGGTTCATGTTCGCCAACGAGATGATGCGGCTCGGCGCGGACATCAAGACCGACGGGCACCACGCGGTGGTCCGCGGACGGGACAGGCTCTCCGGTGCCCCGGTGCGGGCCACCGACATCCGCGCGGGCGCGGGGTTGATCATCGCGGGGCTCTGCGCCGAGGGGGTCACCGAGGTCTCCCACGTGCACCACGTCGACCGGGGCTACCCGGACTTCGTGGCCGACCTGCGTGCACTCGGGGTGGCGGTCGAGCGGGGCACCACGCCGGAGGAACCCTCGCTGGACATCTGA
- a CDS encoding 3-hydroxyacyl-CoA dehydrogenase family protein, with protein MAGRLAVVGAGLMGSGIAQVAAQAGWQVTLRDLDEAATTRGLGGIRKSLEKFAEKGRIEASEVEETLARITPTTDLEAAADADIVVEAVFERLEIKHEVFRALDKICKSDAVLATNTSAIPVTQIAAVTERPEAVVGTHFFSPVPMMQLCELVRGYKTSDATLDTARAFAEEIGKTVVVVNRDIAGFVTTRLISALVVEAVKLVESGVVSAEDLDTACRLGFGHAMGPLATTDLTGVDVLLHASKNIYTDTADEKFFPPELLQRMVTAGDLGRKTGKGFYTY; from the coding sequence ATGGCGGGTCGACTCGCGGTCGTCGGGGCTGGGTTGATGGGTTCTGGCATCGCCCAGGTGGCGGCGCAGGCGGGCTGGCAGGTGACGCTGCGCGACCTGGACGAGGCCGCCACCACCCGAGGGCTCGGCGGCATCCGGAAGTCGCTGGAGAAGTTCGCCGAGAAGGGCCGGATCGAGGCGTCCGAGGTCGAGGAGACGCTCGCCCGGATCACCCCGACCACCGATCTGGAGGCGGCGGCGGACGCGGACATCGTGGTCGAGGCGGTCTTCGAGCGGCTGGAGATCAAGCACGAGGTGTTCCGCGCCCTGGACAAGATCTGCAAGTCGGACGCGGTGCTCGCCACCAACACCTCGGCCATTCCGGTCACCCAGATCGCCGCCGTGACCGAGCGGCCCGAGGCGGTCGTCGGCACCCACTTCTTCTCCCCGGTGCCGATGATGCAGCTCTGCGAGCTGGTTCGCGGTTACAAGACCAGCGACGCCACGCTGGACACCGCACGGGCCTTCGCCGAGGAGATCGGCAAGACGGTGGTGGTGGTCAACCGGGACATCGCCGGCTTCGTCACCACCCGGCTGATCTCCGCCCTGGTGGTGGAGGCGGTCAAGCTGGTCGAGTCCGGCGTGGTGTCCGCAGAAGACCTGGACACGGCCTGCCGGCTGGGCTTCGGTCACGCGATGGGCCCACTGGCCACCACCGACCTGACCGGCGTGGACGTGCTCCTGCACGCCTCGAAGAACATCTACACCGACACCGCCGACGAGAAGTTCTTCCCGCCGGAGTTGCTCCAGCGGATGGTCACCGCCGGTGACCTGGGCCGCAAAACCGGCAAGGGCTTCTACACGTACTAA
- a CDS encoding protein meaA, whose translation MDETASSPRLPERDRPWVMRTYAGHSSAAATNALFRRNLAKGQTGLSVAFDLPTQTGYDPDHELAAGEVGRVGVPVAHLGDMRALFDGLPLADMNTSMTINAPAMWMLALYGTVGLEQGAELARCAGTTQNDIIKEYLSRGTYIFPPAASLRLTADVVAYTLSEMPRWNPVNICSYHLQEAGATPVQEVGFALATAVAVLDAVRDSGQVPAERMGDVVQRISFFVNAGVRFVEEIAKMRAFGVLWDQITRDRYGVTEAKQRRFRYGVQVNSLGLTEAQPENNIQRIVLEMLGVTMSRDARARAVQLPAWNEALGLPRPWDQQWSLRMQQVLAYESDLLEYPDLFAGSHVMTALVDEIVTGARVELDKVLELGGVVAAVETGYLKSALVAALAERRRRMESGADVVVGVNRYAETEPSPLTAAGAEAVEQVDPAVEAAAADGVHRWRADRDATAVDAALSRLRADAATTTNLMPATLECVRAGVTTGEWAGALRQVFGEYRAPTGLAGATGSAGDPGLAAVRERVTATARELGSGRLRLLVGKPGLDGHSNGAEQIAVRARDAGFEVIYQGIRLTAGQIVAAAVEEDVDLVGLSVLSGSHLAAVPAVLDGLRAAGRADLPVVVGGIIPAGDADTLRAAGVARVFTPRDFALTGIIDDLVTVIRSANDLP comes from the coding sequence ATGGATGAGACGGCATCTTCGCCTCGACTGCCCGAGCGGGACCGCCCGTGGGTGATGCGCACCTACGCCGGCCACTCGTCGGCCGCGGCGACCAACGCCCTCTTCCGCCGCAACCTGGCGAAGGGGCAAACCGGCCTCTCGGTCGCCTTCGACCTGCCCACCCAGACCGGGTACGACCCGGACCACGAACTGGCCGCCGGTGAGGTCGGCCGGGTCGGTGTGCCGGTGGCCCACCTCGGCGACATGCGGGCCCTCTTCGACGGCCTTCCGCTCGCCGACATGAACACCTCGATGACCATCAACGCCCCGGCGATGTGGATGCTCGCCCTCTACGGCACCGTGGGGCTGGAGCAGGGCGCCGAGCTGGCCCGCTGCGCCGGCACCACGCAGAACGACATCATCAAGGAGTACCTGTCCCGGGGCACGTACATCTTCCCGCCGGCGGCGTCGCTGCGGCTGACCGCCGACGTCGTGGCATACACGCTGAGCGAGATGCCGCGGTGGAACCCGGTCAACATCTGCTCGTACCACCTCCAGGAGGCCGGCGCCACGCCCGTGCAGGAGGTCGGCTTCGCGCTAGCTACCGCCGTCGCCGTGCTCGACGCGGTCCGCGACTCCGGTCAGGTGCCGGCCGAGCGGATGGGCGACGTGGTCCAGCGGATCTCGTTCTTCGTCAACGCCGGGGTGCGCTTCGTCGAGGAGATCGCCAAGATGCGCGCGTTCGGCGTGCTCTGGGACCAGATCACCCGGGACCGGTACGGGGTCACCGAGGCCAAACAACGTCGGTTCCGCTACGGCGTGCAGGTCAACTCGCTCGGCCTCACCGAGGCGCAGCCGGAGAACAACATCCAGCGCATCGTGCTGGAGATGCTCGGCGTGACGATGTCCCGCGATGCCCGGGCCCGTGCGGTGCAACTGCCAGCCTGGAACGAGGCGCTCGGCCTACCCCGCCCCTGGGACCAGCAGTGGTCACTGCGGATGCAGCAGGTCCTGGCGTACGAGTCGGATCTGCTCGAATACCCCGACCTCTTCGCCGGCTCGCACGTGATGACCGCGCTGGTCGACGAGATCGTCACCGGGGCGCGGGTCGAACTGGACAAGGTGCTGGAGTTGGGCGGTGTGGTCGCCGCCGTGGAGACCGGCTACCTCAAGAGCGCCCTGGTCGCCGCACTGGCCGAGCGCCGTCGCCGAATGGAGTCCGGGGCCGACGTCGTGGTCGGGGTCAACCGGTACGCCGAGACGGAACCCTCCCCGCTGACCGCCGCCGGTGCGGAAGCCGTCGAGCAGGTCGACCCCGCGGTCGAGGCGGCCGCCGCTGACGGCGTACACCGGTGGCGGGCCGACCGGGACGCGACCGCCGTCGACGCGGCTCTTTCCCGGCTGCGCGCGGACGCCGCGACCACCACGAACCTGATGCCGGCCACCCTGGAGTGCGTGCGTGCCGGGGTGACCACCGGCGAGTGGGCCGGCGCGCTGCGTCAGGTCTTCGGTGAGTACCGGGCGCCGACCGGCCTGGCCGGCGCCACCGGCAGCGCGGGCGACCCGGGCCTCGCGGCCGTCCGCGAGCGGGTCACCGCCACCGCCCGGGAGTTGGGCAGCGGTCGGCTGCGGCTCCTGGTCGGCAAACCCGGCCTGGACGGGCACTCCAACGGCGCGGAGCAGATCGCGGTACGCGCCCGCGATGCCGGCTTCGAGGTCATCTACCAGGGCATCCGGCTGACCGCAGGGCAGATCGTCGCCGCTGCCGTCGAGGAGGACGTCGACCTGGTCGGGCTGTCCGTGCTCTCCGGGTCGCACCTGGCCGCCGTGCCCGCGGTGCTCGACGGGCTGCGCGCCGCCGGCCGGGCGGACCTACCGGTGGTCGTGGGCGGCATCATCCCCGCCGGTGACGCGGACACGCTCCGGGCCGCCGGGGTTGCCCGGGTCTTCACCCCGAGGGACTTCGCCCTCACCGGCATCATCGACGACCTGGTGACGGTCATCCGGAGCGCCAACGACCTGCCCTGA
- a CDS encoding aldehyde dehydrogenase family protein: MTAVHVPGVPVIEAGRLVSTSPATGAEAGRLPVATDDDVRRAVDRARAASEWWAGLSFTGRRERLLRWRALLAKRIEELAELVHVEGGKPIADAIVEIVTAIEHIDWAARNAGRVLGPRRVRSRLILAEFSGHLEYQPYGVVGVIGPWNYPVFTPIGSAAYALAAGNAVVLKPSEYTPAVGQWLVDSFAEVVPEQPVFTAVHGLGDVGAALCRSGVNKLAFTGSTATARKVMAACAETLTPVLIEGGGKDAMIVDSDADLDAAAEACVWGGMTNAGQTCIGIERVYAVDSVFDAFVDKVVARAGQLTVGAEGTDIGPITMPKQLDVIRRHIDAAITSGGRAVLGGPSAVQPPYVHPTVLVDVPEDSAAVREETFGPTLTISRVRDADEAVARANALSYGLGGSVFGRRRAVAIARRLRSGMASINSTLTFAGMSTLPFGGVGDSGFGRIHGEDGLREFGRAKAITRRRARSLLPSMTFERTPTDVARLVKAIKVMYGR, translated from the coding sequence ATGACGGCTGTGCATGTCCCGGGTGTCCCGGTCATCGAGGCGGGCCGGCTGGTTTCGACCAGCCCGGCCACCGGCGCTGAGGCCGGTCGCCTCCCGGTCGCCACCGACGACGACGTGCGGCGGGCTGTCGACCGCGCCCGCGCGGCCAGCGAGTGGTGGGCCGGGCTCAGCTTCACCGGCCGCCGCGAACGGCTGCTGCGGTGGCGCGCTCTGCTCGCCAAGCGGATCGAAGAGTTGGCCGAGCTGGTGCACGTCGAGGGCGGCAAGCCGATCGCCGACGCCATCGTCGAGATCGTCACCGCGATCGAGCACATCGACTGGGCCGCCCGCAACGCCGGCCGCGTGCTCGGCCCGCGCCGGGTGCGGTCCCGGCTCATCCTCGCCGAGTTCTCCGGGCACCTCGAATACCAGCCGTACGGCGTGGTCGGCGTGATCGGGCCGTGGAACTATCCGGTCTTCACGCCGATCGGCTCCGCCGCGTACGCGCTGGCCGCCGGCAACGCCGTGGTGCTCAAGCCGAGCGAGTACACGCCCGCCGTCGGCCAGTGGCTGGTGGACAGCTTCGCCGAGGTGGTGCCCGAGCAGCCGGTGTTCACCGCCGTGCACGGGTTGGGCGACGTGGGCGCGGCGCTGTGCCGGTCCGGCGTCAACAAGCTGGCCTTCACCGGCTCAACCGCCACCGCCCGGAAGGTGATGGCCGCCTGCGCGGAGACGTTGACCCCGGTGCTGATCGAGGGCGGCGGCAAGGACGCCATGATCGTCGACAGCGACGCCGATCTGGACGCCGCCGCCGAGGCGTGCGTCTGGGGCGGCATGACCAACGCCGGTCAGACCTGCATCGGCATCGAGCGGGTGTACGCCGTCGACTCGGTCTTCGACGCCTTCGTCGACAAGGTGGTGGCCCGCGCCGGTCAGCTGACCGTCGGGGCGGAGGGCACCGACATCGGCCCGATCACCATGCCCAAACAGCTCGACGTGATCCGCCGGCACATCGACGCGGCGATCACCTCGGGCGGACGTGCCGTGCTCGGCGGCCCGAGCGCGGTGCAGCCGCCGTACGTCCACCCGACCGTGCTCGTGGACGTCCCGGAGGATTCGGCCGCCGTCCGCGAGGAGACCTTCGGCCCCACGCTGACCATCAGCCGGGTCCGCGACGCCGACGAGGCCGTCGCCCGCGCCAACGCCCTGTCGTACGGCCTGGGCGGTTCGGTCTTCGGCCGACGGCGCGCGGTGGCCATCGCCCGGCGGCTGCGCTCCGGAATGGCCTCGATCAACTCCACCCTGACCTTCGCAGGCATGTCCACCCTGCCGTTCGGCGGGGTCGGCGACTCCGGTTTCGGGCGGATCCATGGGGAGGACGGGCTGCGCGAATTCGGCCGGGCCAAGGCGATCACCCGGCGTCGCGCACGATCGCTACTGCCGTCGATGACCTTCGAACGGACCCCGACCGACGTGGCCCGACTCGTCAAGGCCATCAAGGTGATGTACGGAAGGTGA
- a CDS encoding class I SAM-dependent methyltransferase has product MGHNRLRYRLVDSDQSWSARRRRHRADWLARTFPDIGDMHVVDLGGRLGTWHRATVRPARVTVVNLEQPPAVVPDWAHVEQADACDLPSHLAKGDYDMVFSNSVLEHVGGHERRLRFAATTRSLADRHWVQTPYRYFPIEPHWIAPGMQFLPVRLRTALAQRWPLGHKPTRSHDVAIHQVLWTELLDRSQMRHYFPDSSMLVERVFGLPKSLIAVRTGS; this is encoded by the coding sequence ATGGGCCACAATCGATTGCGCTACCGCCTTGTCGACAGTGACCAGTCATGGAGCGCCCGGCGGCGTCGCCACCGCGCGGACTGGCTGGCACGCACCTTCCCCGACATCGGCGACATGCACGTGGTCGATCTCGGCGGCCGGCTCGGCACCTGGCACCGCGCCACCGTCCGGCCAGCCCGGGTGACCGTCGTCAACCTGGAGCAGCCGCCCGCCGTCGTGCCGGACTGGGCCCACGTCGAACAGGCCGACGCCTGCGACCTGCCGTCGCACCTCGCCAAGGGCGACTACGACATGGTCTTCTCAAACTCCGTGCTGGAGCATGTGGGCGGGCACGAACGCCGGCTGCGCTTCGCCGCCACCACCCGCTCACTGGCCGACCGGCACTGGGTGCAGACGCCCTACCGCTACTTCCCCATCGAGCCACACTGGATCGCACCCGGGATGCAGTTCCTACCGGTACGCCTACGCACCGCGCTCGCCCAACGCTGGCCGTTGGGGCACAAGCCGACCCGCAGCCATGACGTCGCCATCCACCAGGTGCTCTGGACCGAACTGCTGGACCGCTCGCAGATGCGCCACTACTTCCCCGACTCGAGCATGCTGGTCGAGCGGGTGTTCGGCCTACCCAAGTCTCTGATCGCGGTGCGTACCGGGAGCTGA
- a CDS encoding FHA domain-containing protein, translating into MEERPELMPLLTVAGGPMRGASFRLRVEAQVIGRAPTCHVVINDPHLSRCHAEVWLTPEGPSLRDLGSTNGTWLNDRRITEVERLSDGDVIRLGRTELRLFDPGVAHTDPVGLSFGPSRRDVRPTLPLPLATPPSARR; encoded by the coding sequence ATGGAGGAACGTCCGGAACTGATGCCGCTGTTGACGGTCGCGGGTGGGCCGATGCGCGGGGCGAGCTTTCGACTGCGGGTCGAAGCGCAGGTGATCGGCCGGGCGCCGACCTGCCACGTGGTGATCAACGACCCGCACCTGAGCCGTTGCCACGCTGAGGTGTGGTTGACCCCGGAAGGCCCGTCACTGCGGGACCTGGGCTCCACCAACGGCACCTGGCTCAACGATCGCCGGATCACCGAGGTGGAACGACTCTCCGACGGCGACGTGATCCGGCTCGGCCGTACCGAGCTGCGCCTGTTCGATCCCGGGGTGGCGCACACCGATCCGGTGGGGCTCAGCTTCGGTCCGTCCCGGCGGGACGTCCGACCGACACTGCCGCTGCCGTTGGCCACGCCGCCCAGCGCGCGGCGCTGA
- a CDS encoding ABC transporter permease codes for MTTTTKPATPVTATRGRRPGAGALALRQGRLEITQFLRSRESVVFTMGFPIIMILIFAAIFDGTIGGGVKFTQYFITGMIATGLMTVSFQNLGIWIPIERDRGVLKRYRGTPMPKWVWFAGKVIMVVAIGIAETALLLAVAVALFDLDLPGTAGKWLTFGWVAVLGVTACTLCGIAISSLARTARSGSAVVTPVALVLQFISGVFFVFTDLPTWMQQVAALFPLKWMCQGLRSVFLPESFGAQEPGGSFELGRVALVLALWCVIGVVLCMTTFRWTTKRDG; via the coding sequence ATGACGACCACGACGAAGCCGGCGACGCCGGTCACCGCGACCCGCGGCCGGCGGCCGGGGGCGGGCGCGCTCGCCCTGCGCCAGGGTCGGCTGGAGATCACCCAGTTCCTGCGCAGCCGGGAGTCCGTGGTCTTCACGATGGGCTTCCCCATCATCATGATCCTGATCTTCGCGGCGATCTTCGACGGCACGATCGGCGGCGGGGTCAAGTTCACCCAATACTTCATCACCGGCATGATCGCGACCGGCCTGATGACGGTGAGCTTCCAGAACCTCGGCATCTGGATCCCGATCGAGCGGGACCGGGGCGTGCTCAAGCGCTACCGGGGCACGCCGATGCCGAAGTGGGTCTGGTTCGCCGGCAAGGTGATCATGGTGGTGGCGATCGGCATCGCCGAGACCGCGCTGCTGCTGGCCGTCGCGGTGGCGCTGTTCGACCTCGACCTGCCGGGCACCGCCGGCAAGTGGCTCACCTTCGGCTGGGTCGCCGTGCTCGGGGTGACCGCGTGCACGCTGTGCGGCATCGCGATCTCGTCGCTGGCCCGCACCGCCCGCAGCGGCTCGGCGGTGGTCACCCCGGTCGCCCTGGTGCTCCAGTTCATCTCCGGGGTGTTCTTCGTCTTCACCGACCTGCCCACCTGGATGCAGCAGGTGGCGGCGCTGTTCCCGCTCAAGTGGATGTGCCAGGGGCTGCGGTCGGTCTTCCTGCCCGAGAGCTTCGGCGCTCAGGAGCCGGGCGGCTCGTTCGAGCTGGGCCGAGTCGCGCTAGTACTGGCCCTGTGGTGCGTGATCGGTGTGGTGCTCTGCATGACCACCTTCCGCTGGACCACCAAACGAGACGGCTAA